The following nucleotide sequence is from Coffea eugenioides isolate CCC68of chromosome 10, Ceug_1.0, whole genome shotgun sequence.
ATGGGATCATATTATTGGTGTTCTGAGGAGATTTGGCTTCGGGGAAAGATTCATTGATCTTGTTTGGAGATTGATATCTAATGTCTGGTTTTCGGTAATTATAAATGGGTCATCATATGGTTTCTTTAAGTCTTCGAATGGACTTCGTCAGGGTGACCCTTTATCGCCTGCTTTATTCATTATAGGGGCTGAGGTTTTATCTAGATGTTTAAATAACCTCGTCATGCAATCGGGTTTTGTGGGTTTTAAAATTCCAGACGCATGCCCCTCTATAACACATTTGGCTTTTGCGGACGATGTCCTTATATTTGCAAATGGATCTGCACAATCTTTAAAGACAATCATGCAGGTGATACAGCTGTATCAAAAGTGTTCGGGGCAGATGATAAATGTGCAAAAAAGCTGTTATTTGGTTCATCCATCAATGTCACCGGCGAGACGAAGGGTTATTGAACGTATCACTGGTTTTACCTGGCATTCTTTTCCAATACGTTATCTAGGATTCCCACTTTATTTCGGAAGATGTAAATCATCATATTTTGGGGAAGTGTGCCAGTCTATTCTAGGGAGGATTATGTCATGGAAGTCAAGGATGCTATCATTTGGAGGCAAGATAGTTCTAATCAAACATGTATTAGCATCGATGCCAGTGCATCTGCTATCAGCTGCAATTATCCCGGCACAGGTATTTAAAACTATAGAAAATGCCTTCTCGAATTTCCTATGGAGATCATCAACCGACGATACCAAGTTTCACTGGATACGTTGGTCTCAAATGTGCTATCCATTAGATGAAGGAGGAGTCGGATTTCGAAGGTTAAAGGATATCTATTCAGCTTTTTCATTCAAGTTATGGTGGAACTTCAGAAAGGGATCGTCCTTATGGGCTAAGTTTATCAAAGCAAAATATTGTCGACGACTACACCCCTGTCAGGTAGAAATCAAAACATTGGCTTCCGCACTCTGGAGAAGGATGGTCAATGTGAGTCGACAAGTGGAACTTTCTATGTTATGGGTTGCTAAAGATGGAGCATGTCATTTTTGGTATGACAATTGGTTGGGATGTGGTGCGCTGTTCTTACGAGCTACAGTAGTCCCAAACTTGTCGTTTGGCAATTTCATAACTAATGGGCAATGGGATGCGAATCGGTTATATCAGTATCTGCCACATGAAATGGTTCACTCCATTTTGAACCACCCACTTCCGGAAGAGAGCGGCGAGGCTGAAATAATATGGACGCCCAcaaattctggaaatttcaCTGTATCTTCAGCTTTTCGGGAAATTAGGCAAGCCCGAAACACATCAATGGTTTTTGATAGCATCTGGCATCCTCGTCTTCCTTTGAAGACCTCATTCTTCATGTTGCGATTGTTGCTGGGTAGGTTGCCGATACCAGATAGGTTACGAAATTTTGGTTTTCATTTACCCTCAAAGTGTTATTGCTGCCAATCGGCATCTGAAGAGTCAACCGAGCATTTATTCTCCAATGGAAATATAGCATTAacagtttggaattattttgggGCTTCATGTGGACTCCAAGTATCAGGGTCACATTTGAGATCTCGAATAGTGGGTTGGTGGTTGAAATCATATGATTCTGAAATAAGACGGTTTATTGGACGACTTCTTCCTACGGTAGTATGTTGGCAAATTTGGAAggcaagaaataaagcaatgttTGAAGATGTCCGTATGCGTTCGAATGTCATTTGTCAAGCCGTTTTCTCGGAAATCCAATCCATTGTCGAAATACATTTCAAAAAAGTGGGACGAGTACAGTCATTTAATCATTTGTATGATTGGCCGAACCCATCAGATGTTGGGATCGCATACAAACTTATTCGATGGGAAACCAAGGAATCTAGTAGGTTCACACTTAATACAGACGGATGTTCTAAGGGTAATCCAGGAGTGGGTGGAGGCGGTGGAGTTCTCCGGGATTCAAATGGCCTACCTTTGCTTGGTTTTTCGGCATATTTTGGGGAAACTACATGTCTTCGAGCAGAGGCTCGTGCCCTCCTTATTGGTCTCCAAACATGTGCACAGAGGTGCTTTCGGAATATCTATGTGCAATCGGATTCTTTGGTATTAATTGGAATTCTTCAGCATCGCATTCAATGTCCCTGGCACATCCGACGAATTATCAGGCAGATTTGGCAGTTTATGGAAGATCCGGATCGTTTTTCACATTGTTACAGGGAAGCGAACAAGGTGGCTGATGTGTTATCCAATGTGGGTGTATCTCATCCAGACCAGCAAATCAAGATATACGAGACATTTAATATGTTTCCAACAATGGCTCGTGGAGCAATTCGCCTTGATAGGCTAGGAATGCCTTCAATTCGGAAAATTAGTtctatgtaattttttttataaaaaaaaaataaaataaaataaaataaaaaagatagtTTTTTTTATAAAGATATATACGCTCCAAGTTGAGGGGAAATATTAAGAAAATATAAGTACTCTTATAGATAAaaaattagtaagggtattcttataaatagtttgttaggtttgtactATTATAAATAGTTTAATTGGTCActctaatttttaaattttttaaattttaaaaaaatttaaactaatttttagattatcttttagagtactttttaaaaattttagtggtatttgaaaaactaggttttgaaaaacactccaaaaaaTAGGGGATCCAAACATTTaaacatttttttcaaaaactaataaAACAAGACAGAGAGAGTACATTATTTCTTTAACAACTTGCACATAGAATTTGCCTTGCTATAATTCCATGGCGCGGATCCGATCCTTAATACTAGGCCGTGTAGTGGGAAAGGATTGGAAGGCATGACTTTGCATCTTCACAAGTCATCACGATTCGTCATATTCATGCTGCCCATCTCAGTAGTGCTTTGATCGTAACTGGTTGAAACTTGATGGATTGGAATATttattgcctttttttttttctctctttttcataTCAATTCAATTTGGATTCTACTGCAACCATGCAGCATGTCTTGTTGGACTATTAGGTTGAGATTTCGATTGACCTGTTCATAATTTTTGGATTTTAGTAATATCACAGAaactataattttaaaaattatagatgtatataaaattatttcaatCGTCTTTTTGGATGAAACAATGTAAATGGGGTATGAATTACTGTTCAAAaactataaaaatattttttttttgtcgtaggtaattttttttttatccttatGTGCACGTTCAAGCATATATATGCacacatatatttatataaatatgcaCATTTGGTTGTACACTTATACTCACTTGGGTACATATTACTATTTGTTAAGTTGCACTTTTCTATTCAACAGAGTAAAAGTTGTTATGAGGGTAATTTATTCATTCAACAATTAATTATTAGTTAATTTAATTCACGAATAGTAATCCATATagtttttataaatttttttttaaaaaaaatttacaccCCACTCATAAAAAGAATTAATGCTCATCACCACGTGTTGAAACTTGAACCtcttggcttcaaaacaatagaGACATATTGACCCAAACTGTACATCCAAGTCGCAACTTGATAAGGTCGCCAGAGAATCCACTCGGCTAACTTTGACCTTTCCTTAGGGATCCAACAAGGAATCTTGTTGGAATTGTAGGgttgaaaattcttttcttgatAACAACTTTACATTGTTTTCTCCAAAATGTTTTAGGAACGCTagaattttctctcttttttttttttttttttctgtgctATAgcttttctccaagaaattcttttTAGTCTTCATTAGTTTCTAAATAGGTTTTGAAAAATTGCACCACGGGTCAATAggtttttacaaaatctgatttCGCCTATATGGCTGTTGATGTGCAGTGACTCGTATGGTAAATTTTCTGCCTATTCAAACTCAACAAGTAGACAAAATGGTTCGttttaaaaattctaagagttTAGTGTGTcaagtttgacaaaaaaaaaaaaaaaagatattggGAGAGATGAGATTCGCAAAATTATAAGTGAGCCGCCCAAACCGGACCCTTTCTTGATAATTAAATTATGGTACTTTTTTGTTAATTAagcaaatattttttatttgtgcattaagttgatttttttttttcgtctgTGTGAGTGTTTTTAAGTTGATTTAAGTGAACTCAACAAGGCTGGACAAAAATGTCGAACTTATTCAAGTCAAGTTCAAGTTCCTTTATCACTACCACGAGTCAAGTTCATCTTTTAGGTTTTCTATTCGTTCGACCTCGAGTAGAACTGGCAATGAGGAGAGAGGCCTGCAAAGTTGAGCTTGGGAACGATTTGGTTCAGTTATTATACTTTTtacattacttttttttttagtgtaagcggAAGGATTTGAACCCGAAATCTCTTACTTACACTCCCTTCCCCTATTTTTTACATTACTTAATATACAATTACATTACATTATTGCGAGATAAAAGTggtataaataaataaaatatttgacaTATACAATATCATGATGTATTTATAcacataaaattgaaaaatgtataaCGACAAGATGAAATCACGCAAAATACAATTGTATTGAGTCCATATCCATGACAATTATCGAGTTTTGAGCTCAAGTGTAGTGCAATGATCGAGTTTTGAACTCAAGTATAGTGCTACTTGATTTCATTTGGATTTGAATGCATCTCTAGTCTCCAAgtggaaaaataaaaagtcgTCCCCGGTTCTATATCCTGCTAAGCTCCTGGATTTGGTTCCTCGATGAATTGAAACCAAAAGTTTGTCAGGTGCACGAGTGAATTGGCATTAGTTCTAGACTCCTACCGATCAACCATATAAAGACCACAAAGTGTTTGGGCTTAATTCGTGGGCTCAGGTTTTGGAACTCAAAATGAGTTCTTATTGGGCTACACCTTCTTTTCAAATAACGAAGTGGGCTGCTCATTCTTCGAttaaagaaattcaagaacTTCGAAACTCATTTTCAAGAGTTAGCAAACTAGCTCATCCTCAAGTCCGACATTAAcattttaatatttaattatttaagaaaataattaaacatattttcttcaattaatcaagaaaaaaatatataattattttcttaactATTTAAATGTCAAAATTTATATCAACATTAGTATTTTGTGTATCTCTTGATTGAGAAGATATCAAGACAATTAACAGTCGATGCCAAAGTACATGTGAGATTTGAAAGAGCATCCATTTGCAAATTTGCGATCAAAACAACTTGTCAATTTGCAAAGGGCACTTGGCAGTCACTAATATGGCAAATTGCCGCATCTTCTATCTGTAATTTTGCTCTCATAATTGCACATGGATGTTGTCAATTCTCCAACATTCATTActgtttaattaattaacttCAGCTATAGGTGTCAAATTTTAGGAATGAGTAAGTGCTGCCATTATCCTTCCTACGTAAAAATGTGAGGGGAATGCATGATTTCTTTGATATAATGGATGTTTACCAAAAAATATTCGGGTATGACTTGGTTTCCTTTGGTTTCCCCAGAATAACATTTTTCAATGGCTCTGAATCCCCTTTGTTACATTAAAATATCTTTGGAATTGCATAAAGGGAGGTATGACTTGATACATGTTGTAATACTGCAGGTTTACAAGCCAACCTTGTTCTGCTGCAAGGGAAAAGCAGAGGAAAAGGACAGTGGCAGGTGAATATCCAAACCAGTGCTGCTGCCTGCCTAATGTTGATCAACTTTTTTAAGTTTAACTTCCAAGTGCACTTGGGTTGGTTAAATTTTAAAGTTTGATCTCCAACCACTACTCCTAGGTTGGTTTTATTTACTCAATACGTTCGTTTTTGGCAATGCACTACATATTATATTATTTGACCAAAGAGGTGCTAGTAAACTTACAAATACAACAATTTTGACTGAATTTTTACAACCTTTTTATGAAATGACATTACTGTTTTCTGGGTCATATTATCCTACTGCAAATTTGTATTTTCTCAAGGTGTGGAGAATAGAATTGTTGATTCGAAAAAATCTTCATAGTTCTGATGATTTTATACATGGTATGGCTGAGTTTATGAATGCGAAGTTTAAAAAGTATTGGGACTGCTACAGTGTCATTCTATCTTTGGCTTTCATTTTGGATCCGAGGTATAAATTACGCTACTTgcaattttgttttgaaaagcTTGATCCTTTGACTGCTGAGGAAAAggttaaaaattttaaagacaAGTTAGAAGCATTGTTTGAGGTATATTTACAAGGCCAGTCTCTTGCTTGTTTAGAATCCCAAGATAGGATTGCTAATGCTGAAAATGATGGTGAAATAAGGGATGAGTTAGATTTGGAGTTTGATTCCTATAATAGCCAACATGAGGCATCTATTTCCAAGTCCCAATTAGGTATTTACTTGGAGGAGAAATTACTTCCAAGAGATAAGAAATTTAATATTCTTGATTTTTGGAAAGGAAATATGCTGAGATGTCCTGAACTTTCCTTATTAGCAAGAGACATTTTGAGCATTCCCATTACAACGGTTGCATCTGAATCTGCATTCAGTCATGGAGGTCGAATCCTTGGAAAGTTTCGAAATGCACTTTTGCCAAGCAATGTTGAAGCATTGCTATGTTCTCGAGACTGGATTTATGGTGGCGAAGGTAAtattaatttgaaattttaaatgtcaaatatgtttattttcttttctattaatTTTGGTTCTTTTTAAATAATGGCAGGTTATGATGCTTCTGAGGTAGAAGAGGACGCAGAAATGAGTGTTGATGTCCAAAGATTGGTGGCTAAACTTGGTAGTGGAGTATAAGGTACAACATGACAGTTTGTAATCTCAGAAGTTTATATTGCATGTTCTCAAAAGTTTTCTTTGTCAACCTCTTTACTCTTTTTGCTCTAGGAATCCAAATCTTTGGTGGATACCAAAGTGAATGGCAACAATCCGTCTTTTCCATATTGGTTGAGAAGATGTCTATTCTATAGTACCATTGCTCTGTTTCTCCCACTGTTATGTggatttttatcttttgcaaGCCTTGGTGAATGGAAAGATCACTTCTTGATGGATAGCGTCTTGATGACAGAGGCTTGATTTTGGACTGATGACTTCTACACGCAGACTAGTTGCACGGTGTAGTAATGCTTGTTGTATGTATTTATGTGCTATGATAGAAGGTTTTGAAGTTCATTTTGTTCTTATCAAAATGTATGTCTTTGTGAAGTAATTGTTGTTATTTAAAACGTGTAGAAGATATTaaagttatttaaaaaaataaaaaatgaattaaaggaaaaaaatatgtagaaaatagatttgggtttgggcgggatcaatctaaacccatcccaaagtgatcccgcccaagttaaTCCCAAAACATATGGGCaaggttgggcccaaacccatatgactcggttccatattaagcccaagcaaatcccgcccatcccgcccattttgccatcTCTAAAAACAAGGTTCTGTCTATCTGTTGTATGTGCTGGCATGTTCTTGATGCTTTTGCTGCCACTAATGCACCTTTCAGTGAAATGGATGAGATTATTTagtttatcaacaaaaaaattACTTATTCCTAATGTGAACtggtaaaaaaaaagtttttcttaCTTTGCATGCATATCATTTGTGAAGTACTCTACACCAATATAACACTTAAGCATGGTTTGCCGTCACGGGTCATAGTCGCAGCCGCGATTGTTTCACATCCGTCTCAACATATCGATTGGATATCGGATGATACACACATTATAGCatataaagttttcaaaaaatctgaaaaaattactaaaaataaaaaataccaTAAAAGGCataatctgaaaaaaaaaatctgagtTGACTCTAAATTGACTCGGATATTTTGACTGATTCCATGCATTACGGATTTAAATCGACCAGTATCAGCCAAATCAAAGTGAGTCGCCGCGAATATAAAATTATTCACGATTCAGGGATCGGAATCGTACCAATCCCCTCCGTTCTGATTATGGCTTAGTATTGGATTCTGCCGAGATAGCTAACCATGCACTTTAAGTGTCCAAGCAGAAGTACTCTACACACATCATACCTGtgttttcaaactcggaccggaccggccggtccgaccggttgaaccgggAACCGGTCAAGTGTCCGGTCCGAGTTGATCATCAAAACCGGAAGATTCAAAACCCGGTCAACTCTGGTCAAAACCCGGGTTTGACCGGGTTTGACCGGTacagaaccggaaaaaccggTCCAACAGGAGCTTTTGTAAAAAAAGTTCaaacttttttaatattatattttggcCCCCTAAATTGTGAAAActtattaatatacctcaaatatttcatactttataaatattatcctaaaatttgatgttatttttcaattaaatccataattttaattctaaacttgctaatgtttattaaataatataaattgttacttgattgttctaatttctttgtattttcttgttaaatatatttgaaacatcaaatatatatgaatatatctttattaatatcaatatattattagatattttatatacaataatttaatttttaaataatttttatttatgacgtcatccggttcgacccctatcgacccccggtcgaacccattgacccctgacccctgacctcggccgagtcgatatccggtccggttctgaaaacatagcatCATACACGTATCATTTGTGAAGCACTCTACACAAATATAACACTTAAATGTCCTAGGAGAACGTGATTGAATCAATAATAgattttttttgaacttttggaCAAGAAAATTTACATATTTACAAGATAATGTGCGTCAGCACATAGTCCTAACGGCTAATGCTTATAATAACATTCTTGATAACATTACTCTTTGAGATTACTAAGAGAAAAACTTCTTTCTCTTGCCCAAGATTTTTGTATGATGCCATTGCTAATTTGCTACATAAAGATAACTACCGCCCTGACCAAAGTTCAGTTAAAATTAAGTGGGTAAAATTTATTCAGGAAGTGGAATGTCTACTAACTCCTTCTTATATGGAATATGATCTCCATGATCTCGATTAAGACTTCCATCCTCCATATGAATTTGAGCATTTGGATCATACTTTTCCGGTTCTTTGAACGTGTCAATCGTGTCTTTTCGAAACATAAGATAGAATACAGCAACAATGTAGACTGCCATCAAGGGAAATACCAGGATTCCGATGAACACATTGCCTACTTTTGATAAACTGTTATGAATTAGCCATCCAACAAAGTCTGTGCTGAGGTAGTATATATTGATGGCAATGATTCCTAGCCCCAAAATCCAGGAAATCACGATTATCTGCATCAAACATTGAAATTTTAGTCAAATCAATTGTTGGTCAAAATATGCATATATCAATGGATTATATAAACGTCTTTTCCCATTAGGAATATGAATGTGACTTGGGACTACGTGTAAGATTATTCTATTTGGTACACGACCAGAAATAGGTCTAGTATCACTTTTTTCCACGAGAAGTTCATGAAAGTTTATGCAATTCAAAGTGTCCTATTTACTTCTAATTTGTATGTACTTAATTTATACCTTTCAAGTACTgcattaaaaatataaaaacaaaaCATACATCTATACCATCAATTTTCTAGATACAATTATTTTGTCAACAATTAGTTGTTTCACTATAAAGAGTCAAAAAGTGCAAATGCTCACATAAATGGAGTTCTTGTAAGGGCCCATCTTTGTGGTACTGCTGCTAAACTTAAGAAGAGGGATGAGGGCAAATGGTAGTTCAAAAGAAAGGATCATCTGCACAGGCGAAAGAGGATAAATGATCAGGTCAATTAGAGAGCAAATGGTAGTTCAAAAGAAAGTTCTGttaagttggttttttttttttattaaaataaaataaatttatagTACATTAGAGAGTACAAACTGAAGCTATTATAATGAGCCATCCAGCCCCGGAAGATCCACCAATTATTGAAACAATTGGTAATTTTGTTTAACCAGGGAGAGCCTATGCAGCTAGGATTTCAAGAGTAAAATGGGTAAGTTAACTATTCTTGACTTTTTTCGATTATGATTCTTGATTCTTGATATACAATTTGAGCTTAGCAATTCTGACAGAATATCAAATAAGCTGCTTTAAAATAGAGGGTTAGAAATATTTTAACTTTAGAAACTTTTCTATCTTGTCAAAATTGTGGGAATAACCTAAAATGAaatatgaaattatcccttaaaaaatgatatttttaataaatGTCCTTTTTAAAGTAAATCTTTTGCATGCATAAAATTAACCTTTTCCTCCTAAGCTCCACATCCCAAATTGGACATGGGGCTCTGTAtcataatttttattgtttaaaagtTTGCCTTGTGGAAAAGTTAAGATGGAAAGCAGTTAAAATAAAACAGTGACAAGGATTCCATTGCTTTACAAGCCATCAATCAGACAACTTTTCAGCAATTATGACAAAGACAAAGGATTAGTCAGCATAATTTGCTTAACACAatttcccccaaaaaaaaaaaaatacaattctAATTTACCTTCAGAAGGAAAGAGGCAGAGTTAAGAGTAAGATCATTGCAACTCTCAATTCTTTCTCGTGAAAGGTTCTCTCCTGAGCAAACGGCTCCGGATACAGATATAACTGCAACATTGATTAAAAAGGCCACAAACAATGCAAATCCACTTTCTATGAGAAAGAATCGACATGCATCCTGCAAATTGAAGCACAAAACAAGTAAAATCAATCACTATATATGCTAAATATTTGTTATTCTCATTTGATTGATTGTTATTCTTTCCCATtcttaatttttgcattttttaatttttttttacccttttttttctcACTTTAATTTTGTTGATGTGCATAATGATCTTAAATTTCCGTACATTGATGCCCCGCTCTGATTTTGGTATTTTTCGAGAAAGCACGAGAGCTGAATGCAGGAAGAGGTTATGCCTGTCAACATTTGAAATTTTAGGATTAATAATgataaagaaaataattttgcaAACAATTGGAGCTTGATCTCCTGTTGAATATTTGATGGATGTTAAGGACGTGTTTGGACTCACGGCATTACGAGTGCCCCTAATAAAGCAATGGCATCGCCTGTGGCACTATTACCATTGAGCTTCGGAACAAACATGCCCTTAAGCACATCTCTTGCTGGAGGCTTTACATAActtaattctccaagaaaacatgcagCCATGACGAATACTAGAACTGAAACCACCAATTCAAGCTTCCTCACCTATTTTTCCACCAAGCATAATGAACTTGGTTAATTAATCAGGGTACACAAAGacaaaaaattaagaaactCTTTTATGTCCATAGTCATTAACTGGGGCAATTCGAATTTGCACACAAATAATCCATCAGGAACGTATCAATTTGGATTCTTAACTTCTACTTAGACTGCTTAAATTTTTGTTCATTGGTCAAAAACATAAACCACTAAACAAAGAAAAACATCTATGTTTCAAAGCTTCTAAGGTAAAAAATTAGTGGAATGTTTCAAGCATCTATGTTTCATTTCATATGATTTGCATATGATTGAAAGTTTTTGACTCTCCTATGAGCTTCTTTTTGCATGCTAAAACGTCACATTTAACTTATATATGTATCTCGTATGccttctttatatatatatatatatatatatatatatatatgtatatgtatatgtatatgtatatataaactTGATTATAATTGCCTTCTATTAAATAAAAAGGTAAAAGAATGTGGATTCATAGGAGTCCAAGTATAGAatacaaaacaagaagaaaaagcaaATCATCTTAattaatgaagaaaaaaaaaggtcttATTCAACATTCGTGTTCTTCAAATGGCAATCTCAAGAAGTGAAatgttagtaattttatatcAATCATCTTATCTTTAAATGTCTGTTCAGGGAACAAGATTATTTTTTGACTTACTAAACAAGCAATccaatatgattaaatcttgcagggtatcatggatgcatgaaaGCCGGCTCATTCATTTTATATGCTTGTTACACCCCTTGCATATGGTAAGACTGGTAAATTAATATCTCAACTACAGATATTTAGaattcatataaaaaaaaaaagactgaaAATCACAATACAGCTAAACTACAAATATGAGAATCCCAAAAATTAAAGAGATGGACCATTATTTAGTTTGTATCTGCTGTATAAGTTATATGCGGCTTAGAGTAGGATTTTCTGGACGTTTATTACTACCAATTATTGGAGATGTTATATACCAACTGGATTTTCTCTTATCCAAAAGCTAGCCAAGAAGAGTCAATCAGGGTGGTTCAAAATATTTGGTAGGTCCTCTTGTATACCCAAGAAAGGACCAATTTGCGGGAACATGCAAGGACAAAATTTTGACCATGAGAGTTTGATAGATGCAACTAAAAGAAAGAGACAACATGAATAGATAGGATCAATTGACTTACTCCATATTTTTGCAGGCCGAGAAGTAAGAGAGTGCTCATCCCAGTACAAAGAACTCCAACCCACACTGGGATGTGGAACAATATGTTAAGTGCAAATGCTGTCCCAATGACTATTCAAAGATAAAATAGTTAAACACTCTTATAATCTGTAATGCTTGTTCATCACTTATATTTGTCAGCATGGACGGACACAgaataaatatttaagagtCAACTTCATTCACATACAGTTTGAAATTAATGTAAAAtgatataaaattttcattagGCCAAAACCTAGGCTCGACTTATTTCGTTTCTATTGAAAAGAATATACGTGTGATAGACAGATGATTTGTATAAGGtactaaaaattttcaaaataaaatacaGACTTTACCAAAAACTTCCCATCCAAATAAagccaaaaattttctttagtATGTAATTTTCCTTCATCACCTATATATTGGAACCGGTTGTTCGGCCAGCAGGGAGAAGTGGAAACTGTAATTAACGTACAAAATATTTGATTTTGTAACTTTAAATTCATCAGCATGGACGGACCCAGAAAATTTAGTTTGAGAAGTGAATTTCATAATATAAAGTTTTTCTGTGGCTtggcttttattatttttatggAAGAGAATGTACATGTCAcacaaaaatgattaaaaacgtgtaaaaaaaatttcaaaactgaaaaaaaaatgtttgttAAAAAACTTGCCATCCAAATAGAGCCAAAAATTTATAGTACCGGGATCCACACTGATCAGTGTAGATTAACTGCCATGCAAGCAgtcaaatatatataaattttttcagTAATATATAATATCTAAAGTATCAACTACCTTCAGGAATATCAGCAGCTATGACAGCAACCTCTGCTAGCAACCACAGGGAGTATGTCACATATTTAGGATATTCAGCCTTGCACAACTCTGATAAATGTTTTCCTGCacaacccaaaaagaaaattctaagtttttttttttggttaaaaaataGTATTTCCAAATATACTGGTATGAATATATACTTTGTCTTACCAGTGGTTACACCAAGGTTTGCGGCCAAAGATTGTGTAATTAGAGCAAAGA
It contains:
- the LOC113750764 gene encoding metal transporter Nramp1-like — encoded protein: MDTLELQTQENIGGSKRVVAIHESSPSINESKHFDLDHDPQEEKPGWRKFLFFIGPGFLVSMAYVDPGNLETDLQAGANHGYELLWIIFIGLIFALITQSLAANLGVTTGKHLSELCKAEYPKYVTYSLWLLAEVAVIAADIPEVIGTAFALNILFHIPVWVGVLCTGMSTLLLLGLQKYGVRKLELVVSVLVFVMAACFLGELSYVKPPARDVLKGMFVPKLNGNSATGDAIALLGALVMPHNLFLHSALVLSRKIPKSERGINDACRFFLIESGFALFVAFLINVAVISVSGAVCSGENLSRERIESCNDLTLNSASFLLKLPIVSIIGGSSGAGWLIIIASMILSFELPFALIPLLKFSSSTTKMGPYKNSIYIIVISWILGLGIIAINIYYLSTDFVGWLIHNSLSKVGNVFIGILVFPLMAVYIVAVFYLMFRKDTIDTFKEPEKYDPNAQIHMEDGSLNRDHGDHIPYKKELVDIPLPE